The Sabethes cyaneus chromosome 3, idSabCyanKW18_F2, whole genome shotgun sequence DNA window atgaagtgaaactctgtaatctattatattatggctcgaatgtgtcgggaaacgcaaaatcgtcatttggaatgctttcagggccaaaatatcgcaggttaaatattttataggctcagtttcaaacagacaaattacaaagttttttacagatttcttaccgaattttgtgatagactttacatataaatactaatttacatgtcaggtaatgtttcgtcactaaatgtagactttttcatgcgttttggagacaaaatttttttcgccattttttcaactttttttccgccatttgtcacaactttgcactgttgaaaatacagatgaaatgacaaaaactgacaaattatatcacacacacatcagattgatgtcttatctctcttgtagtgatatattaacaatgctaactattgaaattcagcagtaaacaggttgtgaagacgaggtatgatatatcatacgctgggtcataatgggttaattctactatgtatattttattcacgaccgatacgtatttcgcctacgacgtgcaggcttcctgcaagtcgtaggcgaaatacgtatctgtcgtgaataaagtatacatagtagaattaaattggatcttttcttctttttatttagttttaggtttcgtattctactaaggtcccgtacagagtaaacgcgacacgacttcgctctcatgttgctaaatgcacagtcctgcttcgggcgaaaaagagctgcgcgtataactactgcaacaaatgtcgcgtcgcgtcgcatgtcgcttgcactctggcggtaccctaagacgctccaaaaacttcaatcatTTTTCTCTGCTTGCAAGTACATTTTGGGTCAAATTTACGATTAAAATTTGTAATCCACAGCCGCATCATAGCAAAATATATCCAAAGATCATTGCACGGCGCGTAACCTCACTTCTagtttgaattttttgtgtggTTTGTTTTAATCACTATCTTTTATCACCAAGCAAAGAACGCACTGACGTCTGCGTACATTGGTCTACAACCATTCGCCCATCTTTTGCCAGAATATTCTTTATTTCGGAAAGCGGAAGTTCTGTGTGTTTCTTTTCCTTTTGCGTTACCCTTTTCACTAAACTAAAGCCTAGTGCATACTTGGTTGTTTACGTTTACAAGTTTACAAAGATAGCCCGGAAAGCCGCGAACATTGTTATCAAAATAAAGATATTGAAAGAAGCTTATTTTTCTAGCTGTAGTAAAAATATAagaaatttgcaaaataatggATGATCAAGGTTGTCCCAGATGTAAAACTACGAAGTACAGAAATCCATCGCTGAAGCTTATGGTAAACGTGTGTGGACACACTTTATGTGAAAGTTGTGTCGAACTGCTGTTTCTCAAAGGATCCGGCTCCTGTCCTGAATGTAATGTTGCACTACGTCGCAGTAATTTTCGTGTGCAATTATTTGAGGATTCGACGGTGGACAAAGAGGTCCAAATTCGCAAACGAATTTTGAAAGACTTCAACAAGAAGGAGGATGATTTCAACACCCTAGCCGAGTATAATGACTATCTGGAGATGATCGAAGAGATCATTTTCAATCTATGTAACAACATCGATATTATCAACACCAATAAACGGATAGAGCAGTACAAAAAGGAAAATCGTGATATAATACTGAAGAATAAATCCAAACTTAGCAAAGACGAACTAGAACTAGAGCAGCTGATTGAACTAGAGAAAGAGCAAACTGAGCAACGCAAAAAAGAACTAGCGATGATAGAAGTTGAACTGCGCAAGCAAAAGGCTAAAAATAAGGAAGATCTTATCGATTCTTTAATGGCCAGCTATGAGGATGCCAGTGCCATTGTGGATAAATTCGCTCAGAGGGCGGAAAAACAGCAGCAGATTACCATCCCGAAACCGATGGCTCCTCCGGCACCCAAGCAAACACACTTCTCAACCGGTATCAAATTTCAGTCTCAACATGGCTTTCTTCCGGTGCCCAAAACCGAGGAAGGGCCATGCTATGCTTACGAACCACAAATATTTCCCAAGGAGGGCCCAATGCAACCCACTTTGGAGGAGATTCAAAACAATGGTTATGTTAAGCATATAAGGTAAGCTAGAAGCAATTATAATGACGTACAACAAAGTGAAGAGtaatttttcgtttgatttcagACAAGAAACAATCTCCGAGCAAGCAGGTGGTTTCAACACTAGTATTTCTTGCTTAAAAGCAATTCAAGAAGCTTTGGTTGGACTATACCACGGTTGTTGATAATTTGTATTAGGGCAAAattcttttaatttttgttaaGTATGTTAAGCTATGTATGTAATAAACCAACTTATATTTAtcactttttatttttacattacATTCGATGTATTTCGGGTGTCCTTTTTTCGTATTAAAATAGCATTTTACGCACTAGTTATTGATTCGCGTATCAAACATATCGAGGAAATTTCAAAACTAGTTCGTTGAACAATGATAATTCTGATCAGTTTAGCAATTATACTAATTTTTAAGTTTTCCGAAATTAATTTGGTTAATTTTAGTACCGCGTCCGGCAACTAAATTAACCAGCGTTCCTCGGCCCCGGCCGATTACCGGAATATGTGTTTCCAGCGGAACACGAACttcgttcaatttcaattcccgAGACCAGGGATTCGGTTTCGATAATGCATTCGTATTGTTTGCATTGGACTTACCAGGTTTTTGACCCTCGATAAACTTATAGAATGGGTTGGTTGTATTGAGAGATTCCTGAAGGGTCGGGAAATCGTGGCagtttatttcgtcggcagcaACTCGGCTGCTGTAAATCGTTGTGTTCGCTTGATCAATACTTTGGCGTTCCGAACTGCGTGGACGGCGGCTGGCACCATCCCGAGTTTTGTTGGATGGCAAAATAGTTTTGTTAAAGCGCGATGAAACACAGGAAACCGTTTCGGTTATCTCAGTTGGCAAAGTCATGTTTCTGGGTAGATGCTTACCCGGTTCCATGTCGAGTCCTAGATCCAAACAGCAACTATCTGATATTGTGAATGCCCAACGAACGCATTTCGACAGCGAGCAATGAATCGAATTACCGAGTCCTTCGTGTACCTCACACCCAATACCTATAGTATACGCGTATACATCTTTTTCCAACAAAGCTTTAGCCATATGGACCGATGGAAATGTGCATATATCCAAACCATAACTTTCGGTTGCCTGtttcaaatagtaaaaatagtcCACCAGTGGACAAATTTGAGGTTCGAGATTATCAACTCCAGTAGCTTCTAAGATACCAACTAAAATGTTGGTCACCATGGCCAAGTCTTTGTTGTATGTAAACAGCCGTGGAAGCTGTTTTTTGGTAAACGACGTGCCAGTAAATTTAAATATCGCTTTCAAAATTTCTTCGAAATCTGTTTCCCCGACGGCGTCAGGTGGTAACGGAAGTTGATGAGTTTCGGCGGTATGCAATTCTGCGTCATGAGCCAATCCAAGTGGCAACTCTtgaggattaatcaaaatatgTATACGATCCTTGATGCCGTCTGCCAAACTGTATTTAACCATAGCCAGTTCTGCCGGAATGTAATCATTTGTCGAAGTAGCGCAGAAATAATTACAGGAAATCATAAACACTTCTAGCTCTTCCAGCTTGTTACTCTTAACGGCACTGTGTATCATGGTCATGATAAGTTGTTGAATTTTCTGTTGATGTTCTCGTTGTTTTTGAGCTTCTGTCTCAACCTGTGAAAACGCAATGCCCTGCGAAGTGTAACGTTCTCCGAGCAAGTCCTTCGGATGTGCTCTGTATTTTTTTGCCATGATATTATAGGGTTCCCGTTCATACGGAGCGAGCTTCTCCCAGAGTGGTCCAGCACGTTCGGTGACTTCTGGCATACC harbors:
- the LOC128743210 gene encoding CDK-activating kinase assembly factor MAT1 → MDDQGCPRCKTTKYRNPSLKLMVNVCGHTLCESCVELLFLKGSGSCPECNVALRRSNFRVQLFEDSTVDKEVQIRKRILKDFNKKEDDFNTLAEYNDYLEMIEEIIFNLCNNIDIINTNKRIEQYKKENRDIILKNKSKLSKDELELEQLIELEKEQTEQRKKELAMIEVELRKQKAKNKEDLIDSLMASYEDASAIVDKFAQRAEKQQQITIPKPMAPPAPKQTHFSTGIKFQSQHGFLPVPKTEEGPCYAYEPQIFPKEGPMQPTLEEIQNNGYVKHIRQETISEQAGGFNTSISCLKAIQEALVGLYHGC
- the LOC128740492 gene encoding protein maelstrom homolog; the encoded protein is MPPKKNATAKGPFFFFMLEFRKKEEAAGYRFTGGMPEVTERAGPLWEKLAPYEREPYNIMAKKYRAHPKDLLGERYTSQGIAFSQVETEAQKQREHQQKIQQLIMTMIHSAVKSNKLEELEVFMISCNYFCATSTNDYIPAELAMVKYSLADGIKDRIHILINPQELPLGLAHDAELHTAETHQLPLPPDAVGETDFEEILKAIFKFTGTSFTKKQLPRLFTYNKDLAMVTNILVGILEATGVDNLEPQICPLVDYFYYLKQATESYGLDICTFPSVHMAKALLEKDVYAYTIGIGCEVHEGLGNSIHCSLSKCVRWAFTISDSCCLDLGLDMEPGKHLPRNMTLPTEITETVSCVSSRFNKTILPSNKTRDGASRRPRSSERQSIDQANTTIYSSRVAADEINCHDFPTLQESLNTTNPFYKFIEGQKPGKSNANNTNALSKPNPWSRELKLNEVRVPLETHIPVIGRGRGTLVNLVAGRGTKINQINFGKLKN